From one Pontibacillus sp. HMF3514 genomic stretch:
- a CDS encoding aldo/keto reductase, translating to MRYVTLHQQVKMPQLGFGVWQVEEEDAVPAVKKAIETGYRAIDTAAIYKNERGVGQAIKESNVPREDLFITTKVWNTDQGYENTLKAFDESLEKLGLDYVDLYLIHWPTPEFDDYVETYKAMEKLYHEGRVKAIGVCNFDRDHLQRLLDECDVTPAVNQIECHPYLQQKEVKAFCEEHGIHVEAWSPLMQGGDVLNREDMQAIAQKHNKTVAQIIIRWHLQNGTIVIPKSVTPSRIGENFDVFDFELDEEDMDRIKALDRDERKGPKPSEMNVR from the coding sequence ATGCGATATGTAACCCTGCACCAACAAGTAAAAATGCCTCAGCTAGGATTTGGCGTTTGGCAAGTGGAGGAAGAAGATGCTGTGCCTGCAGTAAAAAAAGCGATTGAAACTGGATATCGTGCAATCGACACTGCAGCTATTTATAAAAATGAACGAGGCGTTGGACAAGCTATTAAAGAAAGTAATGTCCCACGTGAGGATCTGTTTATTACAACGAAAGTTTGGAATACAGATCAAGGCTATGAGAATACATTAAAAGCTTTTGATGAAAGTTTAGAAAAGCTTGGATTAGATTATGTAGATCTCTACTTGATTCACTGGCCAACCCCAGAGTTTGATGATTATGTAGAGACATATAAAGCGATGGAAAAGCTATATCATGAAGGTCGTGTGAAAGCGATTGGCGTATGTAATTTTGATCGAGATCATTTACAGCGTTTGCTTGATGAGTGTGACGTAACTCCAGCTGTTAACCAAATTGAGTGTCATCCGTACTTGCAACAAAAAGAAGTGAAAGCATTTTGTGAAGAACATGGTATTCATGTAGAAGCTTGGAGTCCGTTAATGCAAGGTGGAGATGTATTAAATCGGGAAGACATGCAAGCTATTGCTCAGAAGCATAACAAAACAGTTGCTCAGATCATCATTCGCTGGCATTTACAGAATGGAACAATCGTCATTCCGAAATCCGTGACACCTTCTCGAATTGGGGAGAATTTCGACGTATTCGATTTTGAGTTGGATGAAGAGGATATGGATAGAATCAAAGCATTAGATCGGGATGAACGTAAGGGTCCGAAACCTAGTGAAATGAATGTACGATAA
- a CDS encoding DinB family protein → MNDEMIFQQMHFIRNRTVAALDATTEEMADIMPEGFNNSIRWNLGHIFVAQERLIHGFVQEEPQLPPHYVEWFNANTSPETWDKDAPTLSELREHLVQQPKRLEDKFKGRLSEKGPQPFKLGEDTVFTTLAEVVSFANWHEGLHQGTITSLKRAQGAEKLFEVSSGK, encoded by the coding sequence ATGAATGATGAGATGATTTTTCAACAAATGCACTTTATTCGAAACCGTACAGTAGCAGCTTTAGATGCTACAACGGAAGAAATGGCAGACATAATGCCCGAAGGCTTTAATAACTCAATACGATGGAATCTGGGACATATTTTTGTAGCCCAAGAACGACTCATCCATGGTTTTGTTCAAGAAGAACCACAGCTTCCACCTCATTACGTAGAATGGTTTAACGCAAATACGAGTCCAGAAACATGGGACAAAGATGCGCCAACTCTAAGTGAACTCAGAGAGCATTTAGTTCAACAGCCTAAACGGTTAGAAGACAAATTTAAGGGGCGACTATCGGAAAAGGGACCACAACCTTTTAAATTAGGAGAGGATACAGTTTTCACTACGTTAGCAGAAGTTGTATCTTTTGCAAATTGGCATGAGGGACTTCATCAAGGAACGATTACATCACTTAAACGAGCTCAAGGTGCTGAAAAGCTATTTGAAGTTTCTTCAGGAAAATAA
- a CDS encoding N-acetylmuramoyl-L-alanine amidase, translated as MVRIALDAGHGQDTYEQRNAKGVETKGGVFEEHQFNASVVSYLKELLEYNGFSVLLTQPLYEKEVSLKERTDLANRENVDLFWSVHANASNDPYIRGACCFYWHSSNEGKRLAYLFAKHMQHSGIHLHGNGTHASKIGEWTNFHVIRETNMVAILTENGFMTNEEDLTLMKTSEYRRKVARNHAQAIAEYFGHTYRNPEDKKGSIASWKREAVEWMYEEGLLEGEEWKQKVDEPLPLWAQAIVLKRLYDKMKG; from the coding sequence ATGGTCAGAATTGCGTTAGATGCAGGACATGGACAAGATACATATGAGCAGAGGAATGCAAAAGGGGTAGAGACAAAGGGAGGAGTTTTTGAAGAACATCAATTTAATGCTAGTGTTGTGAGTTATTTAAAAGAGCTCCTTGAGTACAACGGTTTTTCTGTTCTTCTGACTCAGCCCCTATATGAAAAAGAAGTTTCTCTAAAGGAAAGAACGGACCTTGCAAATAGAGAAAATGTTGATTTGTTTTGGAGTGTTCATGCAAATGCCTCAAATGACCCTTATATCCGAGGGGCGTGTTGCTTTTACTGGCACTCTTCAAATGAAGGAAAACGACTAGCTTACCTTTTTGCAAAACATATGCAACACTCAGGCATTCATTTACATGGAAATGGTACACATGCGTCCAAAATTGGAGAATGGACAAATTTTCATGTTATTCGAGAAACGAATATGGTCGCTATACTAACTGAGAATGGATTCATGACAAATGAAGAAGATCTTACTCTCATGAAAACCAGCGAATACAGAAGAAAAGTTGCTCGAAACCATGCTCAGGCTATAGCAGAATACTTTGGTCACACGTACAGAAATCCTGAAGACAAGAAGGGCAGTATCGCTTCTTGGAAACGAGAAGCAGTTGAGTGGATGTATGAAGAAGGCCTTTTAGAAGGAGAGGAATGGAAGCAAAAGGTGGATGAGCCCTTGCCATTATGGGCACAAGCTATAGTGTTGAAGAGGCTTTATGACAAGATGAAGGGTTAA
- the cysK gene encoding cysteine synthase A, with protein MRVVNNIADLIGNTPLVKLNRIVPEGGADVYMKLEMFNPSGSVKDRAAYNMLVEAEKAGELKEGSTIIEPTSGNTGIGLAMNASARGYRAILVMPDTMTQERINLLKAYGAEVELTPGAEKMPGAIKRAEELAKEIPNSFVPMQFKNMANPDAHRNTTATEIIEAMDELGKPLAAFVSTAGTGGTVTGTGETLKDHYKDLSVHVVEPHGSPVLSGGKPGKHKLVGTSPGFIPDILNQDVYDEIFKITDEDAYDITRRLAREEGILVGPSAGAAAYAAMEVAKRKQPGEVVVCIAPDTGERYLSGDLFKFD; from the coding sequence ATGCGTGTCGTAAACAACATCGCTGATTTAATTGGGAACACACCACTCGTAAAATTAAACCGCATCGTTCCTGAGGGTGGAGCAGATGTGTATATGAAATTAGAAATGTTTAACCCAAGCGGAAGCGTTAAAGACCGTGCCGCTTATAATATGCTAGTGGAAGCTGAAAAGGCTGGAGAACTTAAGGAAGGTTCCACAATCATTGAACCAACTAGCGGGAATACTGGGATTGGACTTGCAATGAATGCTTCGGCTCGTGGCTATCGAGCGATCCTTGTTATGCCTGACACGATGACACAAGAGCGTATCAACTTATTGAAGGCCTATGGTGCTGAAGTTGAACTGACCCCTGGAGCAGAGAAAATGCCAGGAGCTATTAAACGTGCTGAGGAACTAGCAAAAGAAATTCCGAATAGTTTCGTTCCAATGCAGTTTAAGAACATGGCAAACCCTGATGCTCACCGGAACACAACTGCAACGGAAATTATTGAGGCAATGGATGAACTAGGCAAGCCTCTAGCTGCTTTTGTTTCTACTGCAGGTACTGGCGGAACTGTTACAGGTACAGGTGAAACGTTAAAGGATCATTACAAAGATCTTTCTGTACACGTGGTAGAACCACATGGATCTCCTGTTTTATCTGGTGGAAAGCCCGGTAAGCACAAACTAGTCGGAACGAGTCCTGGTTTCATCCCAGATATTTTAAACCAAGATGTTTATGATGAAATTTTTAAAATCACGGATGAAGATGCCTATGATATAACACGTCGCCTTGCACGTGAAGAAGGTATTCTAGTTGGACCTTCAGCTGGAGCCGCTGCTTATGCCGCTATGGAAGTAGCAAAACGCAAGCAACCTGGCGAAGTTGTGGTGTGTATTGCACCGGATACAGGGGAACGATACCTATCCGGCGATTTGTTTAAATTTGATTAA
- a CDS encoding DMT family transporter — translation MSDRNKGIILLLLSAFGFSMMAAFVKLSGDVPTVQKTFFRNIVSAFIAFGFVKYYNESLFGKKENRKFLLLRSALGTIGMVLFFYAIDNLVLSDADMLNKLSPFLTIIFSAIFLKERARLFQIVAIIIAFIGTLFIIKPEFSLETIPYIAGVFSAVFAAGAYTVLRVLGNKEQFYTVVFFFSFFTTVSLLPFVIAFYEQMSWQQWVYLLSAGVFATVGQFGITIAYKFAPAKEISIFFYSTVVYSALISIFLFGQVPDILSVIGYITIFGASFYMFLRNNRESKKETA, via the coding sequence ATGAGTGATCGAAATAAAGGTATTATATTATTGTTATTATCAGCTTTTGGCTTTTCTATGATGGCTGCTTTCGTAAAGCTATCTGGAGACGTGCCAACTGTGCAAAAGACTTTCTTTAGAAATATTGTTTCGGCATTTATTGCATTTGGTTTTGTAAAGTACTATAACGAAAGCCTATTTGGGAAGAAGGAAAACCGAAAATTCCTTTTACTCCGTTCTGCTCTAGGAACCATTGGAATGGTATTATTTTTCTATGCGATTGATAACCTCGTGCTTTCCGATGCGGATATGTTGAATAAGTTAAGTCCATTCTTAACGATTATATTCTCTGCAATCTTTTTGAAGGAGAGAGCTCGCTTATTCCAGATTGTCGCGATCATCATTGCTTTTATCGGGACACTATTTATTATCAAACCAGAGTTTTCGTTGGAAACGATCCCGTATATAGCTGGTGTTTTTTCAGCTGTTTTTGCAGCAGGAGCTTATACGGTTTTAAGGGTGCTAGGGAATAAGGAGCAGTTCTATACAGTCGTATTCTTCTTTTCCTTTTTCACAACTGTGTCGTTACTGCCGTTTGTTATTGCGTTTTACGAACAAATGTCATGGCAGCAGTGGGTGTACCTATTGTCAGCCGGAGTGTTTGCAACAGTAGGGCAGTTTGGTATTACGATAGCTTATAAATTTGCACCAGCAAAAGAGATCTCAATCTTTTTCTACTCAACTGTGGTCTATTCAGCCCTAATTAGTATATTTTTATTTGGACAAGTTCCTGATATATTAAGTGTCATTGGTTATATAACCATCTTCGGAGCTTCGTTCTATATGTTCTTGAGAAATAATCGTGAAAGTAAAAAAGAAACAGCATAA
- a CDS encoding imm11 family protein gives MLWIWSVPDNFPNNKIGEYVKESGTDRFIFREGRLLTENINPPKVVFECSEDELTDVLPNSGHLILVSRKVLEILEKECPQDIQAFNANIYIGDKKIPNYCLINVVNSLGVVNKEESEFTSIKGTNAILKFDKIIYRFNNLPNKHHIVRNADYKSHVIVSDNIKDAFKKNGVHGVEFN, from the coding sequence ATGTTGTGGATTTGGTCTGTTCCTGATAATTTTCCTAATAATAAAATAGGTGAGTATGTTAAAGAAAGTGGCACCGATCGGTTCATTTTTAGAGAGGGCAGGTTACTAACAGAAAATATAAATCCTCCTAAAGTTGTTTTTGAATGTTCTGAGGATGAATTAACTGATGTGTTACCGAATAGTGGACACCTAATTTTAGTTTCAAGAAAAGTGTTAGAAATCTTGGAAAAAGAATGTCCACAAGATATTCAAGCTTTTAACGCAAATATATATATTGGAGATAAAAAGATTCCGAATTATTGCCTTATAAATGTGGTTAATTCTTTAGGGGTAGTAAATAAAGAGGAATCTGAATTTACTTCCATTAAAGGAACCAATGCAATTTTAAAATTCGACAAGATTATCTACAGATTTAATAACTTGCCTAATAAACACCATATTGTAAGAAATGCTGACTATAAATCTCATGTAATTGTATCAGATAACATCAAAGATGCTTTTAAAAAAAATGGTGTACATGGAGTTGAATTTAATTAA
- a CDS encoding BCCT family transporter: MSKLSNKVTLVFWISIAISTLSVIWGTAAPDNLKLVTKTVRDYITIHFGWYYLLVVTLFVIFCIFIVISPFGKIKLGKPDESPDYSLPTWFAMLFSAGMGIGLVFWGVAEPLHHYIKNAPTAEAGTTAAMKESMKFTYFHWGIHAWAIYAMVALSLAYFKFRRGAPGLVSATLYPILGEKVRGPIGKIIDIIAIFATVVGVATTLGFGATQINGGLSYLLDIPNTFWVQLIIIGVVTVLFMFSAYTGLSKGIKYLSNANMFLALILFAGMLIVGPTLIIMNVFTDTIGQYLRDVPNMSFRLEPFNEDRNSWVQGWTVFYWAWWIAWSPFVGIFIARVSRGRTIREFLIGVLAVPSLVSFLWFAVFGMSATELDNAKEIANLATEQQLFGTLMEYPLGTILSIVALCLIGTFFITSADSATFVLGMQTTNGSLNPPKTVKFSWGLAQAGMAAILLYTGGLQGLQNALISAAFPFSIIMLLMMYSLYKALNEDRLKLKKEKQARKQEQQSEESSTSM; this comes from the coding sequence GTGAGTAAACTATCAAATAAAGTTACATTAGTATTCTGGATATCTATCGCCATTTCAACATTATCAGTAATTTGGGGGACTGCAGCTCCTGATAACCTTAAATTAGTAACGAAAACTGTCCGTGACTATATCACTATTCATTTCGGATGGTATTACTTATTAGTCGTAACATTGTTTGTGATATTTTGTATATTTATCGTTATTAGTCCATTTGGAAAAATAAAATTAGGAAAGCCAGATGAATCTCCAGATTATAGCCTTCCTACTTGGTTTGCTATGTTATTTAGTGCAGGTATGGGGATTGGGCTAGTATTCTGGGGAGTAGCAGAGCCTCTTCACCATTATATTAAGAATGCTCCTACAGCTGAAGCTGGAACTACTGCTGCTATGAAAGAATCTATGAAATTTACGTATTTCCACTGGGGCATCCATGCATGGGCTATATATGCGATGGTCGCATTGTCATTAGCTTATTTTAAATTTAGAAGAGGAGCACCTGGATTAGTAAGTGCAACTTTATATCCTATCTTAGGAGAAAAGGTGCGAGGCCCTATTGGGAAGATCATTGATATTATTGCTATTTTTGCTACTGTCGTCGGTGTTGCAACTACCTTAGGATTTGGAGCCACCCAAATTAATGGTGGACTGTCTTATCTACTTGATATTCCAAATACATTCTGGGTACAGCTGATTATAATTGGGGTTGTAACGGTTTTATTTATGTTCTCAGCTTATACTGGATTAAGTAAAGGAATTAAATATTTAAGTAATGCGAACATGTTCTTAGCTTTAATTCTATTTGCGGGCATGCTCATTGTGGGTCCTACATTAATTATTATGAATGTATTTACGGATACAATTGGTCAATATCTTCGTGATGTTCCAAATATGAGTTTCCGTTTAGAACCTTTTAATGAGGACAGGAATTCATGGGTTCAAGGCTGGACGGTCTTCTATTGGGCATGGTGGATTGCTTGGTCTCCATTTGTAGGGATCTTTATTGCACGTGTATCTCGTGGTCGTACCATCAGGGAGTTTTTAATAGGAGTATTAGCAGTTCCTTCTCTTGTAAGTTTTCTATGGTTTGCTGTTTTTGGAATGTCAGCGACTGAGCTTGATAATGCTAAAGAAATTGCAAATCTTGCTACAGAGCAGCAGCTATTTGGTACATTAATGGAATATCCATTAGGAACCATTTTGTCTATTGTAGCACTATGTCTAATTGGCACATTCTTCATCACTTCAGCCGACTCTGCGACGTTTGTACTGGGTATGCAAACTACAAATGGATCATTAAACCCTCCTAAGACGGTTAAGTTTAGTTGGGGACTTGCACAAGCAGGTATGGCGGCCATTCTCTTATATACAGGTGGACTGCAAGGGTTACAAAATGCGCTTATATCAGCAGCGTTTCCTTTCTCCATCATTATGCTCCTCATGATGTACTCACTTTATAAAGCATTAAATGAGGATCGTTTGAAGCTCAAGAAGGAGAAGCAGGCTCGTAAACAAGAGCAGCAAAGTGAAGAATCCTCAACATCAATGTAA
- a CDS encoding ectoine synthase encodes MKTVRLEDVIGTEHEIKGENWTSRRLLLKQDNMGFSMHDTIIKAGTETHIWYQNHLEAVYCIEGEGEVETVSDGKVHPIKAGTVYALDEHDEHLLRGTTDMRMVCVFNPPLTGKEIHDENGVYPIVDDE; translated from the coding sequence ATGAAGACGGTTAGATTAGAAGATGTTATTGGAACAGAACATGAAATAAAGGGGGAGAATTGGACGAGTCGTCGTCTTTTACTTAAGCAGGACAATATGGGTTTCTCCATGCATGACACGATCATTAAAGCAGGAACGGAAACGCATATTTGGTATCAAAACCACTTAGAAGCTGTGTATTGTATAGAGGGAGAAGGAGAAGTTGAAACGGTATCAGATGGAAAGGTTCATCCAATTAAAGCTGGTACAGTGTATGCTCTAGATGAGCATGATGAACATTTACTACGAGGCACCACAGATATGCGCATGGTTTGTGTCTTCAATCCTCCTCTAACAGGAAAAGAGATTCATGATGAGAACGGTGTTTATCCGATTGTAGATGATGAATAA
- a CDS encoding sodium:calcium antiporter: protein MTNILIIALFLVAAVAAYFVSSRLAMYGDAVSEKTKTTSAFMGIIIGAAISLPELTASVTAIAIDSPNIAIGNLLGSNLFNLLALAVLDIVFRRHQVMGQTDIGSKLYIYLVIIMTLVVLVGLVLTLPTHIFHIGYNSVVLVLMYFGGVKWINNKTEKRVKRRNRKNEKYNEYSYKKVIVRFTLFAFAIMLVGSVLTVTADKIASITGLGSSFVGSFLVGASTSLPDAVSVITALKLRNYSMGVSSLLGSNAFNIMLLSFTDAIYVKNNLFSHASPSNIVTSVASIVVVLIILYSITRKKERTTFLYIMPPSLIVVVYATATLIVYQMKGM from the coding sequence ATGACCAATATACTTATTATTGCATTATTTTTAGTAGCAGCCGTAGCAGCCTATTTTGTATCTAGTCGACTAGCGATGTATGGTGATGCTGTTAGTGAAAAAACCAAAACAACATCTGCTTTTATGGGGATCATAATTGGAGCGGCAATCTCCCTACCTGAGCTGACAGCTAGTGTCACCGCAATTGCAATTGACAGTCCGAATATCGCTATCGGGAATTTATTAGGAAGCAATTTATTTAATTTACTTGCCTTAGCTGTACTTGATATCGTGTTTAGACGCCATCAAGTGATGGGGCAAACCGATATAGGAAGTAAACTTTACATTTACTTAGTGATCATAATGACCCTCGTTGTTTTAGTGGGTCTGGTTTTAACTCTACCAACTCATATATTTCATATTGGTTATAATTCTGTTGTGCTAGTCCTTATGTATTTTGGTGGAGTCAAGTGGATCAATAATAAAACCGAAAAGAGAGTAAAACGACGTAATCGAAAGAATGAGAAGTACAATGAGTATTCATATAAAAAAGTGATCGTTCGTTTTACGTTATTTGCTTTTGCTATTATGCTGGTAGGATCTGTACTTACTGTTACAGCGGATAAAATTGCGAGTATTACAGGACTTGGCTCTTCCTTTGTGGGCTCATTCTTAGTTGGAGCCAGTACATCACTTCCTGATGCAGTTAGTGTTATAACGGCATTAAAACTGCGAAACTATAGTATGGGAGTCAGCTCATTATTGGGAAGTAACGCTTTTAATATTATGCTTCTTTCCTTTACTGATGCTATTTATGTAAAGAATAATTTATTCTCGCACGCTAGTCCGTCTAACATTGTCACAAGCGTTGCTTCAATCGTTGTTGTATTAATTATTTTGTATAGTATTACAAGGAAAAAAGAACGCACGACTTTTCTATACATTATGCCACCGAGTCTGATTGTTGTGGTTTATGCAACAGCAACACTAATTGTATATCAGATGAAAGGAATGTAA
- a CDS encoding MFS transporter has product MWFANFFIAGSMTMVMPFLSLYIETFGEFSDTYVQRWSGLVFGITFFTAFLFSPIWGRFGDHYGRKKILIISGIGLSISVLLMGFVTSVFQLFILRLFMGIFTGFISTSQAMISTQTPRESSGSALGTLQTGNVSGALMGPMFGGILADSIGFALTFQLTASTLFLAAMFVMFGVQEFKVAEDTGEEEDHSYSRKEVLQHIWKSPVLLMVMIVSMFVQIAHFSIQPILALFVNEIHGSANIAFFSGIAFSAAGVGNLLMAKRWGSIADKIGYEKVLLFLLIASGVVYLPGAFVDNIWQLLVLRFLLGITIGGIIPVRTAYIRQAAPVSIQGEVLGYTTSLRFLGNIIGPALGGFLAGSFGFTSVFITTTLLLLASGFSLGLLLQKQPSTVKRYG; this is encoded by the coding sequence ATGTGGTTTGCCAACTTTTTTATCGCAGGTAGTATGACGATGGTCATGCCTTTCTTATCGTTATATATAGAAACCTTTGGAGAGTTCTCTGATACCTATGTGCAACGGTGGTCTGGGTTAGTTTTTGGAATTACCTTTTTCACAGCATTTCTCTTTTCACCAATATGGGGGCGTTTCGGAGATCATTATGGTAGGAAAAAGATTTTAATCATTTCTGGTATAGGTCTTTCTATAAGCGTATTGCTGATGGGATTTGTAACCTCTGTATTTCAGTTATTCATACTGCGATTGTTCATGGGGATATTTACAGGTTTTATTTCTACATCCCAAGCTATGATTTCTACCCAAACCCCAAGGGAGTCTTCTGGCAGTGCATTGGGTACACTTCAAACGGGTAATGTATCTGGTGCTTTAATGGGCCCTATGTTTGGTGGCATTTTAGCGGACAGTATCGGTTTCGCTTTAACATTCCAATTAACAGCTAGCACTCTGTTTCTTGCAGCCATGTTCGTTATGTTTGGTGTTCAAGAGTTTAAAGTTGCAGAGGATACAGGTGAAGAGGAAGACCATTCTTATTCTCGAAAAGAAGTGCTTCAACACATCTGGAAGAGCCCTGTTTTACTTATGGTTATGATTGTATCCATGTTTGTTCAAATTGCTCATTTCAGTATTCAACCTATTTTAGCTCTGTTTGTTAATGAGATTCACGGTAGCGCGAATATTGCCTTTTTCTCAGGAATCGCCTTCTCTGCCGCTGGGGTAGGGAATTTATTAATGGCTAAACGTTGGGGGAGTATCGCAGATAAAATTGGGTATGAAAAAGTACTGCTTTTCTTACTCATTGCTTCTGGTGTTGTATATTTACCTGGGGCCTTCGTGGATAATATTTGGCAGCTCCTTGTCTTAAGGTTCCTACTTGGAATTACGATTGGAGGCATCATCCCTGTAAGGACAGCCTATATACGTCAGGCTGCTCCCGTTTCAATTCAAGGTGAGGTTTTAGGTTACACAACCAGCCTTCGTTTCCTTGGAAACATCATTGGCCCAGCTTTAGGAGGGTTTTTAGCTGGATCATTTGGATTCACTTCTGTTTTCATTACAACAACTCTACTGCTGTTAGCAAGTGGATTTAGTTTAGGTCTACTATTACAAAAACAACCAAGTACAGTTAAGCGATATGGATAA
- a CDS encoding dicarboxylate/amino acid:cation symporter, protein MKLLKAYTDTSLIVKITIALILGIIVGLIFGEQASVLAPFGDLLMRLLQFIIIPLILFTLVVGVNQTKLGDLGRMGGKVFMYYVVTSALAMTVGLTVASLFDPGSGVTAETDSTIEANEHPGIASVLLNIVPKNIVTAFSEMNLLGIIFTALVFGIAIAALRSSKEHGDLGEHIYKVFNGLNEATFKIMNVILQYVPIGIFAIIAQTVGKQGMDTILSLGNMVFVLYIALIAQIGIYVLMMVTFKMKPSQFFSQARTPMITAFVTQSSSGTLPVTLNAANRLGLSKSLYGFSLPLGATINMDGAAIRIAVSAVFAANYTDTTLGFTSMLMIVIVGTLASIGTAGVPGAGIVMIATVFAQVGLPMEAVAILTSIDALVGMGATALNVTGDLVGTSLINKTEQKHQEA, encoded by the coding sequence ATGAAACTACTAAAAGCATATACAGATACTTCATTAATTGTGAAAATAACGATTGCACTTATTTTAGGTATTATTGTTGGTCTTATTTTTGGAGAACAGGCATCTGTATTAGCTCCATTCGGCGATTTACTAATGAGATTGCTTCAGTTTATCATCATTCCGCTTATTCTGTTCACCTTGGTTGTTGGTGTTAACCAGACAAAGTTAGGTGATTTAGGTCGCATGGGTGGAAAGGTGTTTATGTATTACGTTGTAACGTCTGCCTTAGCCATGACTGTAGGACTGACAGTAGCAAGTTTATTTGATCCAGGTTCAGGGGTAACCGCAGAGACGGATTCAACTATTGAAGCAAATGAACACCCTGGTATAGCGAGTGTGTTACTAAACATCGTACCCAAAAACATCGTGACAGCATTTAGTGAGATGAACCTGCTTGGAATTATCTTTACGGCACTAGTTTTCGGTATTGCGATTGCCGCATTACGAAGCTCTAAAGAGCATGGGGATTTAGGTGAGCACATCTATAAAGTGTTTAACGGATTAAATGAAGCTACATTCAAAATCATGAATGTCATTCTGCAATATGTTCCAATTGGAATTTTTGCGATTATTGCTCAAACTGTCGGTAAGCAAGGAATGGATACCATTTTATCTCTAGGTAATATGGTCTTTGTTCTTTATATTGCTTTGATTGCACAAATTGGAATCTATGTGTTGATGATGGTGACATTTAAGATGAAGCCAAGCCAGTTTTTCTCTCAAGCTCGTACACCAATGATAACAGCTTTTGTTACCCAAAGTAGTTCAGGGACATTGCCAGTAACTCTAAATGCGGCTAATCGCTTAGGGTTATCCAAGAGCTTGTATGGCTTCAGTTTACCTCTTGGTGCAACGATTAATATGGACGGAGCAGCTATTCGTATTGCAGTATCAGCAGTATTTGCTGCTAATTACACAGATACGACACTAGGCTTCACAAGCATGTTAATGATCGTAATTGTAGGAACACTGGCATCCATTGGTACAGCAGGTGTTCCAGGAGCTGGAATCGTTATGATTGCGACAGTGTTTGCTCAAGTAGGACTACCAATGGAAGCCGTTGCTATATTAACTTCTATTGATGCTCTAGTTGGAATGGGCGCAACAGCCTTGAACGTAACGGGTGATCTTGTCGGAACATCCTTAATTAATAAGACGGAACAGAAACATCAAGAAGCATAA
- a CDS encoding YpmS family protein: MFKAITIKNKWKWLFWTLSVVNVVMIVWLVALVYLPTSHTNIPNSLPFQDKRAEFTVMSSKENLNQIINSYLTDLSKDSPFNYSVSLREDIELRGTIVAFDKQIPVTMKLTPDVQKNGDMILQVKSITLGRLFLPNNKVLDYIKDHYPMPDWIVVNPDKENIYVAITQMNPMYDIRVRAKAFNVKENQLAFTITVPHEVFSEEKSTWLKKLVK; the protein is encoded by the coding sequence ATGTTCAAGGCAATAACAATTAAAAATAAGTGGAAATGGTTATTTTGGACATTATCCGTCGTGAATGTTGTAATGATTGTTTGGCTTGTTGCATTAGTCTACTTGCCAACATCCCATACGAACATTCCTAACAGCTTACCGTTTCAAGATAAACGTGCTGAATTTACAGTGATGTCCTCAAAGGAAAATTTAAACCAAATCATTAATAGTTATTTAACAGACCTTTCAAAAGATAGTCCATTCAACTATTCTGTGTCTTTACGAGAGGATATTGAATTGCGCGGGACAATTGTGGCTTTTGATAAGCAGATTCCTGTAACCATGAAACTAACGCCTGATGTCCAAAAAAATGGTGATATGATCTTACAAGTAAAGTCCATCACCCTCGGAAGGCTGTTTCTGCCAAATAATAAGGTGCTTGACTATATTAAAGATCATTACCCTATGCCGGATTGGATTGTGGTAAACCCGGATAAAGAAAATATCTATGTGGCGATTACACAAATGAATCCGATGTATGACATCCGTGTTCGTGCCAAGGCATTTAACGTCAAAGAAAATCAGCTTGCCTTCACAATCACTGTTCCCCATGAAGTCTTTAGTGAAGAGAAGAGCACGTGGCTGAAAAAACTGGTTAAATAA